The Mycobacterium avium subsp. avium genomic sequence AGCCCGCCGGGTCGTGCAGCAGCATCATGGTCGGCGTGCCGGCCAGCTTGGCGACCTTCGCCTCGGCGTCGCGCCAGGCCTGCTCGGAGGTGTCGCGCACCAGGGTGGTCACCCGCAGGCCGAACTCCAGCGGCGGGTGCTCGCGACCGAGCTTGTCCGACAACGACTTCAGCCGGTCGATGCGTTCGGCGATGCCGTCCAGCGACTCGCCCCAGAACAGCTGGACGTCGGCGTCGGTCGCGGCGACCTGCTCGGCGGCCGGCGAGGCCCCACCGAAATACAGCTTCGGGTGCCGGCCCTGCTCGGCACCGAGCGGGCGCGGCCTCAGCGTCGAGTGCTCGACGCGGAAGAACTCGCCGTGGAAGGTGACGTCGTCCTGCGTCCACAACCGGCGGAGCAGCCGGATGAATTCGCGGGTGCGGTCGTACCGGCGGGACTTGTCGACCTCGGTGTCGCCGTAGGCGGCGACGTCGTCGGCCCCGCTGACGATGTTGACCAACAGCCGGCCGCCGTTGAGCCGGTCCAGGGTGGCGGCCGCGCTGGCGAAATGCGCCGGATGCCAGTAGCCGGGCCGGACCGCCACCAGCGGCGCGAAGGCGGTGGTGCGCGCGGCGATCGCGGTGGCGACCGTGAAGGTGTCCGGCCGTCCCCAGCCGGTGCCGATCAGCGCGCCCTCCCAACCGTGTTGCTCGGCGCGCGACGCCAGGTCCACCGAGTAGTCCAGGCTGCCCCAGCCGTCGACGGTGTCGTCACCGCGATGGCCCGGCTCGACGGTGTTCGGGATGTACCAGAGAAATCGGCTAGCCTCGGCGGGCACCGCGCACCTTCCTTCTTGCGTTCATGCCGCGACGACGTGCCGGTCGCCGGTGAGCCTTTCGCGCAGCGTCGCCTCGGCGTACGACGCGCGAAACAGCCCTCGCGACCGCAGAATCGGCACCACCTCGTCGACGAACACCTCCAGACCGTCGGGGAAGACGTCGGGCATCAGGTTGAAGCCGTCCGCGGCGCCGGCGCCGAACCACTGCTCGATGGTATCGGCCACGTCGACCGGCGATCCCACGATCACTCGGTGACCCGACCCGCTGAACGCCCGCAGCGTCTGGCGCAGCGTGAGCCCGCCGCTGACGACCAGACGCACCACCGACTCCCGAAAACCCAGGGAGCCAACGAATTTCGACGGATCCGGCACACTGCCGAGCAGCCGGGCGGGGATGGGTTCGTCCAGCGGCAGCCCGGACAGGTCGGCGCCCAGGGTCTGTGACAACCGCTCGACGTCGTGGCCGGCGGGCAGCAGCGCGTTCTGCTCCTCGTAGCGCCGCTGCGCCTCGGCGCGGCTGCTGCCGATGGTGGTGATCAGTCCCGGCAGGATGCGCACCGCGTCGCGACCGCGGCCGTGCGCCACGGCGGCGTCCTTGACGTAGCGGTAGTGCTCGATCGCGGCGTCCAGGTCGAGTTCGGCGCTGAACACGGCGTCGGCGACGCGGCCGGCCAGTTCCCGGCCCTGCGGCGACCCGCCGGCCTGGACCAGCAGCGGATGCCCCTGCGGGGACGGGCCCTGCGGCAACGAGCCGGTGACGGCGAAGAATTCGCCGCGGTGATCGACGCCGCCGCCGGTCGCGGCGTCGCGCCACAGCGCCAGCACCACGTCGACGAACTCCGCGGCGCGCCGGTACCGCGTCGAGCGGTCCGGGAGATCAGCCAGGCCGAAGTTGCCGCCCGCCGCCTCCGAATACGTGGTGACGACGTTCCACGCCAGGCGACCACCGGAGAGCTGGTCGAGGCTGAGCAGCCGGTGCGCCAGCTCCACAGGGTCGTTGAACGTCGACGAGAACGTGCCGATCAGCCCGAGATGCTCGGTTTCGGCGGCGACGGCCGCCAGGATCACGCTCGGCTCCAGGGCCTGCGACGGGCGCAGCGCCGGATGATCGCGCACCGCCGGCCCGTCGGCCAAAAACAGCGCATCCAGCGTTCCGCGTTCGGCGATCCGGGCCATCCGCACGTAGTAGCCGGGATCGGTGAACGCGGTCGGCGGCTCGGCCGATCGCCGCCACGACGCGGTGTGGATGCCCAGGTTCAACACGTTGACGTTGAGCGTCAGGCCGCGCTCGCGGCGGCTCACAGCCGGGCCCCCGCGTTCGGCGCACCGTCGAAGGCGCGGGGATGATGCGACAGGTCGGGGGCGGCCGGGACGGGTAGCGAAAGTCGTTGCCGCAGTGTGCCCGCACCCGGCGCGGCCAGCACGCCGCGGCGGTACGCGGCCGCCACGACGTCGTCCAGCACCGCGGTCAGCGCGTCGGCCGGCACCCGCAGCAGCACGCCGGCGGCGCCCGGCGTGCCCGCCACCCGGTCGAGCGCGGCGTGATCGACCGAGCGGACCCGGACCACGGCGCCGTCGGGCACCGGGGCGCCGTCCTGGACGACGACCACGTCCGCATCCGCTGTGGCCGCACCGGCGTGCTGCCACACCGGCAGGTCGCCCTGCCGCGAGCCGGGCACGTTCAGCGGCCCGGCGATGCGATAGGCACCGCGCACGTCGGCCCGGCGGAGCCGGGTGGTGTCGGTGAAGACGCCGGTCGAGTGGTCGCCCAGCACCGACGCGAAAGGCCAAGTGCGCCATAGCGTTCGCACGGCCGCGATCGCCTCCGCGGTGTGCGCCGGACCCAGGGCGGCGCCGGTCCAGGTGTCGGCGCCGGCGCCCAGGGCGATGCGCCGGTCGGCGTCCAGGGCGAACCACCCGACCCGCCCGCGCGCCGCGTGGTCGACCGACACCAGACGGCGGGCCAGGTTGTAGGGGTGGTCGCGGTGCGGTGCCGCCGCGACGACCAGGCCCAGATGGCTGCTGTGCCGGGCCGCGACGGTGGCGATCACCGACGCGTCGAGGCTGGGCGCGGCGGGCGGTTCGGTCCGGTCGGCGCCGATCACCCAGTAGTGCACGCCGGCGGACTCCAGGCGGTGCGCCAGACCGGCGATACCCGAAGCGGGCGAGCGTTCCCCGATTCCGTCGCCGGCCAGCTCGATCCCGACGGACAGCGCAACAGCCATGAACCAGGACGCTACGTGGCCGCCTGCGCGATGCAACTCCCGCGATCGTCGCGGGCCGAAAGATGGCTGACCACAGCGTGTTCCGCTTAAAAATTGTGACGCGGTAAACCGTTGCCGGCATTGCGCGGCGGCGCCTAGGTTTGGTCGCTGTTGCCGCGGACCGCCGCGGCGCGGACGCATCCGGAAGGCTCTGACACGTATGCCCGTTGCATTTCACCGGCAGGACACACCCGCGGGCGCGGCGGCGGTGCAGCCCGTGCTGGCCGAGATCGCCGCGGACTACCGCCTGCGGTTGGCCGACGGGGGCACCGAACCGCCGCTGCGTGGGCTCAAACTCGTTCGCGACCATCGGCTCGGCGCGCTGCGGTTGGCCCGCGAGCTGGGCGGCGCCGGCTACACGGCGCCGGAGTTCTTCGACTACCTCGTCGCGCTGGCCGCCGCCGACCCCGACCTGGCGCACATCCTGCGGATCCACTACGCACTGGTCGAGGAGCTGCAAGTCACGCCGCGACGCCCGGGCAGCGACCGGTGGATCGCGGTGGTCGCCGAGGGCGGGTTGATCGGCGGCGCTAACGCCGAACAGAGCCAGAAGTCGGTGGGCGGCAACCACCGTGACACCCGGCTGGTCACCACTCCCGACGGGTTGCGGTTGCGCGGCAGGAAGTTCTACAGCACCGGCGCGCAGTTCTCCGACTACCTGCGGATCACCGCGCAGGACGACGACGGCGCGCCGACCGCCGTGGTGATTCCGGTCGACCGGGCCGGGGTCGAGCACCTCGACGACTGGGACGGCATCGGTCAGCGCCAGACAGGAAGCGGCACAACGGTATTCAACGACGTTGCGGTCGCCGACGACGAAGTGTTCCCGCTCGGTTCGACCATCGGCGTCAACCGGGCCCGCGGCGCGCTGGTCCAGCTTTACCTGCACGCGGTGGCCGCCGGAATCCTGCGCAGCCTGACCGAGGACGCCGCGGCGCTGGTGCGCGGGCGGCGCCGGACCTACACGTTCGCCAGCGCCGACACCCCGACCGCCGACCCGCAACTGCTGCAGATCGTCGGCGAGATCGACGCGGTGGCCTACACCGCGCACGCCCTGGTGCGCAACGCGGCGGCCGAGCTCGCCCCGGCGCTGCAGGCCGCCCGCGACACCGGGATCGATCCGGAACTGGAAGCCGCGGCATCGATCGCCGCCGCCCGCGTCAAGGTGGCGATCCAGGAGCCCGCGCTGCGGGCGGCGTCACGCGTGTTCGACGCCGGCGGCGCGTCCGCCGTCCAGGCGTCGGCGCTGCTGGACCGGCACTGGCGTAATCTGCGGACGCTGTTCTCGCACAACCCGACGGTCTACAAGGCGCGGGTGCTCGGCGATGTCGCCGTCAACGGCGCCGCCCTGCCCGACACCAGCTTCTTCTGACCCGCTCGGATGGCGAAGGTAGCGACGCGCACCGCGGCGCTGGGCGCGGTGTTGTGCGTCCTGGCGGCGGGGTGTTCCGGCCATCGGCACACCGCGAGCACCGGACCCACGGGTCCGCCGGTGCGCGGCGGCACCCTGACCTACTCTGGCGTGCAGTTCGTCACCGACACCATGGCCGCCAACTACAGCGCCAACAACCTGATGTTCCAGCTGCTCGACCGGGTGGTCTACGTCGACCCGAAAACCGACGCGGTGCGCGGGTGGCTGGCAAAAACCTTCTCCCGCAACCAGAACGCCACCCGGTACACCTTCACCATCCGCGACGGGGTGAGCTTCAGCGACCACACACCGCTGACCGCCGAGGTGGTCAAGGCGAATTTCGACCAGCTCGGCAAGGGTGACCCGGCCAAGAAGATGCCGGCCTTCGCCGATTTCGTCGGCTACGACCACAGCGAGGTCAGCGGCAACGTCGTCACCGTGTTCCTCGACCGGCCCAACACCAACTTCTACAAGGTGCTGTCCTACAGCCGCGCGGGCATCCGTGCACCGGCCACGCTGGCGCTCGACTACCAGCACCAGGCCAAGGTCGAAAACGTCATCGGCTCAGGCCCTTTCGTGTACCAGTCGCAGATCCCCGACCAGCAGGTGGTGCTCACCAGGCGCCCGGACTACGCGTGGCCGCCGTCGTCGTGGCCCAACCAGGGGCCGGCCTACGTCGACAAGGTCGTCTTCCGGGTGATCGGCGAGCCGGGCCTGCGCGCGGGCGCGGTCCAATCCCATCAGGTGGATGTGGCCCGCGGAATCCAGCCCACCGACGAACCCGCGCTCAAACAGGGTGGCCTGCAGGTGATCCCGGTGGCGGCTCCCGCCGAGACCGCGAACCTGGTCGGGTTCCGGATCAACAACCAGGTCGTCGACGACGTAAGGGTGCGCCGGGCGCTGCAACTGGGCATCGACCGTCGGGCGGTGGTGGACACCGTGCTCTCCGACAGCTATCGCGCGGCCGATTCCGTGCTGGGACACGACGATCCGTTATTCGCCGATGTGAGCGCCGACATCGGGTATCGGCCGCAGCGGGCGGCCGGCCTGCTCGATGCGGCCGGGTGGAAGCCGGGCGGTGACGGGGTGCGCGAAAAGGACGGCAAGAAACTTGTTCTGACGCTGGCGGCGTCCAACCAGAGCGTGGTGTTCCGCCCGGCGTTCGAGTTCATCGAACAGCAGTGGCGGGAGCTGGGCGTGGTGCTGCAGAACCGGGCAGGCGACACGACGTTCTTCAATGCCTCCAGCAGTCAATCGTCAACCCCGTTGTTCGGCACCAGGATTCAGTACAACATCGGGCTGGGCCTGCTGTTCGGCCGCCCGAAAAGCAACCTGACGTTCGCGCAGAACGACGCGTTGCTCGCGCTGTCCGAGGAGGAACTGCGGCAGACCGACCCGACGCGGCTCAAAGACGTCGTCGCCCGCGAGCAGCGCAGGATCATCGACGACCAGCTGGCGTTGGTGCTGTGGGATGAGGTGCAGGTGCACGCCGCCGCACCCAACGTGCACGTGGAATTCACCCGCTACACCGAGCCGCTGCTGCAGAGCGCCTGGAAGGCGTGAGGGGGATGCTCGGCTACGTTCTCGCCCGGATCGGCCAGTCGGCCATCGTGCTGCTGGCGGTCTTCAGCCTGGTGTTCTGGGGCGTCAGCATCCTGCCGGCCGATCCGGCGGCGATCTTCGTGGCCAAGGGGGAGGGCTACTTCAACCCCGACATCGTCGCGCAGGTCAAGGCGTTCTACGGCTACGACCGGCCGCTGTGGGTGCAGTACTTCGCGCAGCTGAACCAGGTGCTGCACGGGCATTTCGGCTTCTCGCTGTCCAGCGGTCAGGCCGTCACCGACCGGATCGGCGGGGTGATCGGCGAGACGCTGAAACTGGCGGCCACCGCCACCGCGTTCGCGGTGCTGTTCGCGGTGTCGGTCACCGCGCTGGCGACCACCTGCGCGCCGGTGCGGTCGGTGCTGCGCGCGATCCCGCCGCTGTTCGGCGCGGTCCCCACGTTTTGGCTCGGATTGGTTGTGCTGCAAGTGTTTTCGGTGCAGCTCGGCCTGATCTCGTTGTTCCCGGACGGATCCGTGACGTCGCTGCTGGTCGCCGCGCTGGTGCTCGCGGTGCCCGTTTCGGCGCCGATCGCGCAGGTGCTGGGCAAGAACATCGACGCCACGCTGGCGCTGCCGCACGTCAACACCGCGCGGGCCAAGGGCGGCACCCCGGGCTGGGTGATCCGCAAGCACGTCGTGAAGAACGCCGCCGGGCCGGCGCTGACGGTGACCGCGACGACCGTCGGTGCACTGCTGGGCGGCTCGGTGGTCACCGAAACGGTGTTCTCCCGCTCCGGAGTGGGTGCGGTGCTGCTGCAGGCGGTGTCCAGCCAGGACATCTCGCTGATCCAGGGCCTGGTGCTGCTGACGGCGGTGGCGATCGTGGCGGCCAACCTGGCGGTGGACCTGATCTATCCGCTGCTCGACCCGCGGGTCACCCGGGTGCAGCGCCGCGGGTTCACCACCCGGCTGGGCAGGTTCGGATGAGCGCGCGCACGGCGTCCTGGCCGGTGCGGATCTCCGCGGCGGTGCTGATCCTGACCGCCGCCTGGGCGGCGGCTCCAGGGCTGTTCACCGATCGAAACCCGTTGAAGGGCAGGCCGGTTGACAAGTTCCAGCCGCCGAGCGCGGCGCACTGGTTCGGCACCGACCACCTGGGCCGCGACGTGCTGACCCGGGTCATCTACGGAACCTCGCACACCGTCGCCACCGCGGGGCTGGCGGTGGCGGTGGGGCTGCTGCTCGGCAGTTCCGTCGGCATCGCCGCCGGCGTCAGCGGGCCCGTGGTCGATGCCGTCGCCATGCGAGCGTCCGACGTGTTGCTGGCGCTGCCGGGGTTCCTGACGTCGGTGTGGATCGTCACCGCCTACGGCCCCGGACCGCTGTCGGTCGGCATCGGTGTGGGCATCGGATCGATCGCCGTCTTCGCGCGGGTGTTTCGCGCCGAAGTGCTGCGGGTGCGGGCGCTGGACTACGTCGAGGCCGCCTTTCTGTCCGGCGAGACCCGCTGGTCGGTCATCCGCCGCCATATCGTTCCCAACGCCGCCGGCGCCGTGATCGCGCTGGCGGTGATCGATCTCAGCGGTGCGATCCTACTGATCTCGGCGTTGGGTTACCTCGGCTACAGCGCCCCGCCGCCGACACCGGAGTGGGGACTGCTAGTCGCCGAGGGCCGCCGCTATCTGGCCACCGCGTGGTGGCTGTCCACCCTGCCCGGCGCCGTGGTCCTGTCGGTGATCCTGGCGCTCGGCGTGCTCAGCCGCCGGGCGCTGACGTCGCACCGCATCTGAACGAGAAGAGAACGCACAATGGGTCCACCGCTGCTCGACGTGTCCGGTCTGACCGTGACCTATCCCGGTGCGGTGCCCAGGGTGGCGCTGGACCGCGTCGACCTGGCGGTGTCGTCGGGCGAATTCGTCGCCGTGGTCGGTGAATCCGGTTCGGGCAAAACGACTTTGGCCAACGCGGTGGTCGGATTGCTGCCGGCGGCCGCGAGGATCACCGCGGGGTCGTTAACCATCGCCGGTCGCGACGTGCTGGGCCTGAGCGAACGGCAGTGGTGCCGGCTGCGCGGCAGCACCGTGGGATTGGTGCCGCAGGATCCCGCCACGTCGTTGAACCCGGTGCGCAGCATTGGATCCCAGATCGCCGAGATCTTCCCCCTGAAGGGCGAGCGGTTGTCCCGGCGCGAGGCGCGGCGGCGCTGCATCGAGCTGCTGGACCGGGTGGAGATCGACCGCCCCGCGCAGCGCCTGAAACAGTATCCGGGCGAGCTCTCCGGCGGCATGCGCCAGCGCGTGCTCATCGCGATCGCGTTCGCCCTCAACCCCGGGCTGTTGATCGCCGACGAGCCGACGTCCGCCCTCGACGTGACCGTCCAGCGGCACGTGCTGGCCGTGTTCGATCGGCTGGTCGCCGAGCAGCGCACCACCGTCGTCTTCATCACCCACGACATCGGGGTGGCCACCGATCACGCGTCGCGCATCGTGGTGATGCGCGGCGGCGTCGTCGTCGAGGACGCGCCGGCCGAGGCCATCGTCGCGGCCCCGCGCACCGAGTACGCCGCGCATCTCGTCCGCCGGCTCACGGCTCCGGCGCCGGCCGCCGCGCCCGCCGGCTCCGAGGACGTCATCGAGGTCGCCGGCGTCGCCAAGGAGTTCCGGCTCGGTGCCCGGGCCCGGCACACCGCCGTGGCGGAGGTGGCCTTCACCGTCCGGCGGGGCGAGACGCTGGCGCTGGTGGGGGAGTCCGGGTCGGGCAAGTCGACGACGGCGAAAATGGTCGTCGGCCTGCTCACCCCCACCCGGGGCACGGTGCGGGTGCTGGGCCGCGATGTCGCCGCGCTGCCGGCGCGGGCCCGGCGCCGGCACTGGCAAGACATCCAGTTCGTCTACCAGAACCCGGGGTCGGCGCTGGACCCGCGCTGGACGGTGCGCCAGATCCTGGACGGCCCGCTGCGGTCCTACCGGGTGGACGACCGGGCCCGCCGCGCGCAGCGCATCGCCGAGGCCCTGGCCAGTGTCGGCTTGAGTGACGACAAGCTGGACCGGCGGCCGGGCGAGCTCTCCGGCGGTGAATGCCAGCGGGTCGCGATCGCCCGCGCCCTGGTGCTGCGCCCGCAGATCGTGGTGCTCGACGAACCGCTGTCCGCGCTCGACGTCGTCACCAAGGACCAGATCGTCGGCCTGCTGCTGCGGCTGCAGCGGCAGCTGGGGCTGACCTATCTGTTCGTCTCGCACGATCTGTCGGTGGTGCGGCGACTGGCGCACCGCGTCGTGGTGCTGCGCGCCGGGCGCGTCGTGGAAACCGGGGACACCGCGGCGGTGTTCGCCGCGCCGGCCGCGGACTACACCCGCGCGCTGCTCGACGCGGTCCCGGGCCGGCGGCTGGCGCATCCGGCGCTGTCCCCCTCCTGAACGTGGGGGGCCTGCGCGAATCGGCCTTTCGGAACTCGACATGGGAAGATGGGACCCGTGTTGCGTTGGATCACCGCCGGGGAGTCGCATGGCCGCGCGCTGGTGGCCGTGCTGGAAGGCATGGTCGCCGGGGTGGAGATCACCTCCACCGACATCTCCGAACAGTTGGCCCGGCGCCGCCTCGGGTACGGCCGCGGCGCCCGGATGAGCTTCGAGCGGGACGCGGTGAGCGTGCTGTCCGGGGTGCGGCACGGCCTCACCCTGGGCGGACCGATCGCCGTCGAGATCGGCAACACCGAATGGCCCAAGTGGGAAACCGTGATGGCCACCGACCCGGTCGACCCGGCGCAGCTGGCCGACAGCGCCCGCAACGCCCCGCTGACCCGGCCGCGGCCTGGCCACGCCGACTACGCCGGCATGCTCAAGTACGGGTTCGACGACGCCCGGCCGGTGCTGGAGCGGGCCAGCGCCCGCGAGACCGCGGCGCGGGTGGCCGCGGGCACCATCGCCCGGTCGTTCCTGCGCCAGGCGCTCGGCGTCGAGGTGCTCTCGCACGTGATCGCGATCGGCCCGTCGGCGCCGTACGAAGGGCCGCCCCCGGGCCCGGGCGACCTGCCCGCGATCGACGCCAGCCCGGTGCGCGCCTACGACAAGGCGGCGGAACAGGCGATGATCGCCGAGATCGAGGCCGCCAAGAAGGACGGCGACACCCTGGGCGGCGTGGTCGAGGTGGTGGCGCTGGGGCTGCCCGTCGGGCTGGGCTCGTTCACCAGCGGCGACAACCGGCTGGACGGCCAGCTGGCCGCCGCGGTGATGGGCATCCAGGCGATCAAGGGGGTGGAGATCGGCGACGGTTTCGCCACCGCCCGCCGCCGCGGCAGCCAGGCCCACGACGAGATGTACCCCGGCCCCGACGGCGTGGTCCGCTCGACCAACCGGGCCGGCGGGCTGGAGGGCGGCATGACCAACGGCCAGCCGCTGCGGGTGCGCGCCGCGATGAAGCCGATCTCCACCGTGCCGCGCGCGCTGGCCACCGTCGACATGGCCACCGGCGACGAGGCCGTCGCCATCCACCAGCGCTCGGACGTGTGCGCGGTGCCGGCCGCCGGGGTGGTGGTCGAGGCCATGGTGGCGCTGGTGCTGGCCCGCGCGGCGCTGCAGAAGTTCGGCGGCGACTCGCTGGCCGAGACCCGCCGCAACATCGACGCCTACCGGCGGGCGGTCGCCGAGCGCGAGGCGCCGGCCGCCCGGGGAACCGCGTGATGGCGCCCAAAGCGGTGCTGATCGGGCTGCCGGGCTCCGGCAAGTCCACCATCGGGCGGCGGCTGGCCAAGGCGCTCGGGGTGGGTTTCCTGGACACCGATGCGGCCATCGAGCAGCGCACCGGCCGGCCCATCGCCGAGATCTTCGCCACCGACGGCGAGCGGGAGTTCCGCCGCATCGAGGAGGAGGTGGTGCGCGCGGCGCTGACCGAGCACGACGGCGTGCTGTCGCTGGGCGGCGGCGCGGTCACC encodes the following:
- a CDS encoding LLM class flavin-dependent oxidoreductase; amino-acid sequence: MPAEASRFLWYIPNTVEPGHRGDDTVDGWGSLDYSVDLASRAEQHGWEGALIGTGWGRPDTFTVATAIAARTTAFAPLVAVRPGYWHPAHFASAAATLDRLNGGRLLVNIVSGADDVAAYGDTEVDKSRRYDRTREFIRLLRRLWTQDDVTFHGEFFRVEHSTLRPRPLGAEQGRHPKLYFGGASPAAEQVAATDADVQLFWGESLDGIAERIDRLKSLSDKLGREHPPLEFGLRVTTLVRDTSEQAWRDAEAKVAKLAGTPTMMLLHDPAGSEGQRRLNDLAARGEVIDSCLYTTPSKYGGEGAGTTWLVGSAAEVAAALRAYADLGVSHFVLSDTPYQSEVVRLGDQLLPLLRHTALAN
- a CDS encoding NtaA/DmoA family FMN-dependent monooxygenase (This protein belongs to a clade of FMN-dependent monooxygenases, within a broader family of flavin-dependent oxidoreductases, the luciferase-like monooxygenase (LMM) family, some of whose members use coenzyme F420 rather than FMN.) yields the protein MLNLGIHTASWRRSAEPPTAFTDPGYYVRMARIAERGTLDALFLADGPAVRDHPALRPSQALEPSVILAAVAAETEHLGLIGTFSSTFNDPVELAHRLLSLDQLSGGRLAWNVVTTYSEAAGGNFGLADLPDRSTRYRRAAEFVDVVLALWRDAATGGGVDHRGEFFAVTGSLPQGPSPQGHPLLVQAGGSPQGRELAGRVADAVFSAELDLDAAIEHYRYVKDAAVAHGRGRDAVRILPGLITTIGSSRAEAQRRYEEQNALLPAGHDVERLSQTLGADLSGLPLDEPIPARLLGSVPDPSKFVGSLGFRESVVRLVVSGGLTLRQTLRAFSGSGHRVIVGSPVDVADTIEQWFGAGAADGFNLMPDVFPDGLEVFVDEVVPILRSRGLFRASYAEATLRERLTGDRHVVAA
- a CDS encoding luciferase, whose product is MAVALSVGIELAGDGIGERSPASGIAGLAHRLESAGVHYWVIGADRTEPPAAPSLDASVIATVAARHSSHLGLVVAAAPHRDHPYNLARRLVSVDHAARGRVGWFALDADRRIALGAGADTWTGAALGPAHTAEAIAAVRTLWRTWPFASVLGDHSTGVFTDTTRLRRADVRGAYRIAGPLNVPGSRQGDLPVWQHAGAATADADVVVVQDGAPVPDGAVVRVRSVDHAALDRVAGTPGAAGVLLRVPADALTAVLDDVVAAAYRRGVLAAPGAGTLRQRLSLPVPAAPDLSHHPRAFDGAPNAGARL
- a CDS encoding acyl-CoA dehydrogenase produces the protein MPVAFHRQDTPAGAAAVQPVLAEIAADYRLRLADGGTEPPLRGLKLVRDHRLGALRLARELGGAGYTAPEFFDYLVALAAADPDLAHILRIHYALVEELQVTPRRPGSDRWIAVVAEGGLIGGANAEQSQKSVGGNHRDTRLVTTPDGLRLRGRKFYSTGAQFSDYLRITAQDDDGAPTAVVIPVDRAGVEHLDDWDGIGQRQTGSGTTVFNDVAVADDEVFPLGSTIGVNRARGALVQLYLHAVAAGILRSLTEDAAALVRGRRRTYTFASADTPTADPQLLQIVGEIDAVAYTAHALVRNAAAELAPALQAARDTGIDPELEAAASIAAARVKVAIQEPALRAASRVFDAGGASAVQASALLDRHWRNLRTLFSHNPTVYKARVLGDVAVNGAALPDTSFF
- a CDS encoding ABC transporter substrate-binding protein, with the translated sequence MAKVATRTAALGAVLCVLAAGCSGHRHTASTGPTGPPVRGGTLTYSGVQFVTDTMAANYSANNLMFQLLDRVVYVDPKTDAVRGWLAKTFSRNQNATRYTFTIRDGVSFSDHTPLTAEVVKANFDQLGKGDPAKKMPAFADFVGYDHSEVSGNVVTVFLDRPNTNFYKVLSYSRAGIRAPATLALDYQHQAKVENVIGSGPFVYQSQIPDQQVVLTRRPDYAWPPSSWPNQGPAYVDKVVFRVIGEPGLRAGAVQSHQVDVARGIQPTDEPALKQGGLQVIPVAAPAETANLVGFRINNQVVDDVRVRRALQLGIDRRAVVDTVLSDSYRAADSVLGHDDPLFADVSADIGYRPQRAAGLLDAAGWKPGGDGVREKDGKKLVLTLAASNQSVVFRPAFEFIEQQWRELGVVLQNRAGDTTFFNASSSQSSTPLFGTRIQYNIGLGLLFGRPKSNLTFAQNDALLALSEEELRQTDPTRLKDVVAREQRRIIDDQLALVLWDEVQVHAAAPNVHVEFTRYTEPLLQSAWKA
- a CDS encoding ABC transporter permease, with the protein product MLGYVLARIGQSAIVLLAVFSLVFWGVSILPADPAAIFVAKGEGYFNPDIVAQVKAFYGYDRPLWVQYFAQLNQVLHGHFGFSLSSGQAVTDRIGGVIGETLKLAATATAFAVLFAVSVTALATTCAPVRSVLRAIPPLFGAVPTFWLGLVVLQVFSVQLGLISLFPDGSVTSLLVAALVLAVPVSAPIAQVLGKNIDATLALPHVNTARAKGGTPGWVIRKHVVKNAAGPALTVTATTVGALLGGSVVTETVFSRSGVGAVLLQAVSSQDISLIQGLVLLTAVAIVAANLAVDLIYPLLDPRVTRVQRRGFTTRLGRFG
- a CDS encoding ABC transporter permease, which encodes MSARTASWPVRISAAVLILTAAWAAAPGLFTDRNPLKGRPVDKFQPPSAAHWFGTDHLGRDVLTRVIYGTSHTVATAGLAVAVGLLLGSSVGIAAGVSGPVVDAVAMRASDVLLALPGFLTSVWIVTAYGPGPLSVGIGVGIGSIAVFARVFRAEVLRVRALDYVEAAFLSGETRWSVIRRHIVPNAAGAVIALAVIDLSGAILLISALGYLGYSAPPPTPEWGLLVAEGRRYLATAWWLSTLPGAVVLSVILALGVLSRRALTSHRI
- a CDS encoding ABC transporter ATP-binding protein, whose product is MGPPLLDVSGLTVTYPGAVPRVALDRVDLAVSSGEFVAVVGESGSGKTTLANAVVGLLPAAARITAGSLTIAGRDVLGLSERQWCRLRGSTVGLVPQDPATSLNPVRSIGSQIAEIFPLKGERLSRREARRRCIELLDRVEIDRPAQRLKQYPGELSGGMRQRVLIAIAFALNPGLLIADEPTSALDVTVQRHVLAVFDRLVAEQRTTVVFITHDIGVATDHASRIVVMRGGVVVEDAPAEAIVAAPRTEYAAHLVRRLTAPAPAAAPAGSEDVIEVAGVAKEFRLGARARHTAVAEVAFTVRRGETLALVGESGSGKSTTAKMVVGLLTPTRGTVRVLGRDVAALPARARRRHWQDIQFVYQNPGSALDPRWTVRQILDGPLRSYRVDDRARRAQRIAEALASVGLSDDKLDRRPGELSGGECQRVAIARALVLRPQIVVLDEPLSALDVVTKDQIVGLLLRLQRQLGLTYLFVSHDLSVVRRLAHRVVVLRAGRVVETGDTAAVFAAPAADYTRALLDAVPGRRLAHPALSPS
- the aroC gene encoding chorismate synthase; translation: MLRWITAGESHGRALVAVLEGMVAGVEITSTDISEQLARRRLGYGRGARMSFERDAVSVLSGVRHGLTLGGPIAVEIGNTEWPKWETVMATDPVDPAQLADSARNAPLTRPRPGHADYAGMLKYGFDDARPVLERASARETAARVAAGTIARSFLRQALGVEVLSHVIAIGPSAPYEGPPPGPGDLPAIDASPVRAYDKAAEQAMIAEIEAAKKDGDTLGGVVEVVALGLPVGLGSFTSGDNRLDGQLAAAVMGIQAIKGVEIGDGFATARRRGSQAHDEMYPGPDGVVRSTNRAGGLEGGMTNGQPLRVRAAMKPISTVPRALATVDMATGDEAVAIHQRSDVCAVPAAGVVVEAMVALVLARAALQKFGGDSLAETRRNIDAYRRAVAEREAPAARGTA